ATCTCCTCAGTGCGCAAGGTGTGCACGCTGGAGCTAATCAACATGTTCAAGGGCAACGACTTATCTGGCTCTGACACTACCAACACTTCGTTCTCCTGAATAAAAGTCTGCTCCAAGGTTACCGCCACCACCGCTTCCTTCCCAGAAACCACCAGAATGTTGCTCAGTTCCGTGTCTTGGTAGCCCAAATAGGTCACCCGCACGGTATGCCTGCCTATGGCCAAATGTTGGAACATGAAGGAACCGTCTGGACCGGTGCTCACTGCCCGCACCGGCTCTTCAGAGAGCAATAGCACGGTGGCACCCACCAAAGGAGTTCTCAAAGACCCATCTACCACCAATCCGCGCATTGTCTGGGTGTAAGGAATTCTGATAGGCCTGGCTTCAGTGGGAGGCGCGGGTTTCAAGACAATCTGGTCCCCGATTTTCTGGTGGGTAAGGCGGGCACATTTGCTCAGAACCTCCAAGGCCCTGGAAAGTGGCAAATCCTGTGCTCGGCAAGTGACCAAGGCAGTTAGAGAAAGCTGGCTGTTGCTGTATGAGAAATTAAGGGAATACCGCTTCTCCAGGTCAAGCAGGATTTTCTGAAGCGGTTGTTGGTGGTAAGTAAAGGAGACCGTTGGTTCTGATGCGTACGCTTGAGAAAAGCCCCGGACCTGAACAGCCACCAGAAGAAAGGCAACAAGAAATGCTTTTATGAACGGTGGCAAAGCCATTTTACTTGAAATTCTGCCTGGAGCCAAGGCTGATTTATTACGCTAATATCAATATTTAAGGAATAAGAAGGAAATTAAATTCTAAAGGTCTTCTTAAGGTAGGCTACAGCCAAGGTGGCTTAGAGAGACTGTAGCTGTGCAAGATTTTCCGTTTTTGGCCTCTATTTTCCAAATGAAGCTTAAACCAGATTTTATAGGGCGAATTTTAAATGTAGTTGGTAGAGTAAAGGATTGAGTTAGATAATGTATATAGGTAATTGTCAATGCGTTAATTATTGTTGATAAGCCTCCCGGAACCAGTGTAAGTGCTTAACGTGGTAGTGGGGGTGCCCCTGTATAATATATTCCCTGAACCAGAGATATCCACCTCTAAATAAGAATTCACCCAAAGCTGCTGGAAGCCAGAACCGGTGAGGGTGGAATTCACCGAATCTGCCAGGAGCGTAAAGCCTTTGATTTTGCCAGAGCCCGAATGTTGACTGGTGAGAATTTTGGCATAGCCCCACAAAAAGACATCGCCGGAGCCGGAATGGGAGACGTGCAGCTTCTGCGCCGTGCCCCGGAAGGTGAGCCGTCCGCTGCCCGATACATTTACTTGTAAGGCTGGCGTAAGGGCTTCTGTGTCTACATTGATATCACCTGAGCCTTTCAAGTCCACGGAGGCCAAGGCAGGCATGGTGATGCTGATGGTCGCTTCCTCATTGAAATACTCCAGGCAGTTCTCAGCCCGAATCACCAAGGTGCTTCCCACTACCTCGGTTTTAATCTCTGGATGAATGTTGCCGAAAGTTTCAATGCTCACTTCTTGCTGGGAGCCAGAGGTGATGTTGACGGTACCCGGTATGCGCATGTCCACCGAAGTGAAAGTGGTCAGGTCACGTCTTTCCTTTTTTTGGCCGCCTGAGCCTTTCAGACAAGGGCTGGAGCCTAAAATATCACAGGACGCAAGCAGGGCCAACAACCCACAGGCCAAATAGAAAAAAGAAAAACGCGGGATACTCATAAAATTAAAAAGTGGCAGCCGGGGCCTAGCGGCAGCCGGCGCCACTCATTTTGTAATGCTGCGCGTCTGTCTGCGTGATTTTAACATCTGCAGAAGCGGCCAACACATTTAAAACGTCGCGTAAGTTAGGGTTGTCAAACGTACCGGTGAAGGTGCATTTCTTCAGGTTCAGATCTGCCAGCTCCAGGTTAATGTTGAAGTAGGCGCTGAGCTGCTCAGAGACTTCCTGCATGGTTTCCCCTTCAAAAGAAAGGGTGCGCCACGCCGAGACACCTTCCTGGGCGGAGGTTTCCTTAGTTACTTTGCCTTGGGCCAGAGTGCCTGTCAGGCCAGGGGTCAGGAGCACCTGCGCCTGGCTGGTGCGGGAAGCCAACGAAACCTTGCCCGTGCGCACTGCTACTTTCACTTCCTGGTTAGCAAGCGCTGAAACATTGAAAGAGGTACCCAATACTTGGGTTTTGGCATCACCGCTTTCCACCACAAAAGGCTGTTCTGGGTTTTTACGGACGTCAAAGAAAGCTTCACCGGTAAGTTCCACTTTGCGCTCCGGGCCATTGAAGGCGGTTTGGTATTTTAAGGTAGTACTGCTGTTAAGGGTTACCTGGCTGCTGTCTGGGAGGTACACCACTTTGCGTTGGCCGGCTACGGTGGCTACCTGGGTCCAGTCATCTGCGGTATTCAGGTTGGTATAACCTACCCAGGAAAGACCAGCGGCTACCACGGCGGCGGCGGCATATTTAAAGGTAGATTTCCAGGTATAAGTATTTGTTCTTTCAACAACTGCCTCCGGAATGTCTACAAAGGCGTTAAGGGGAATAACAGGGGCATCAAACTTCAATTGGCGGCTAACTTTCTCCCAGGCCATGTCAACATCAGGGGAGAAGGAGAAGCTAGGCTCAGAACCCAACTCGTCCCAGGTTTCAAGCGCGTCGGCCCAGAACTGGGCGTTCTGTTCGTCGGCCGCCAGCCAGGCAGAAAAGTCCTGCTCTTCCAGGGCTGACAGTTCTCCGCGAAGAGCTTTGGCCATCAGCACCCATTCTGGGCTTTCGTGGTGAGTCACGGTTGTTGTCTGTGTCATGTTGCCTATATGACAGGCGTAGCGGTACTTACCCCCACGCCTACTTAAATTATTTGTTAAAGTAATGTTAAAATTTTGCCAACCGCCTCTAAATGCCCTGATAGCAAGGCGATTATGGCTACGGGTAAAAGCTTGTGCCGAAGGATTTTGAGGGCTTTGCCCATTTGGTTCTCCACGGTTTTGGGGGACAGGGTCAGGGAGTCGGCAATTTCTTTGTAGCTCATTTCCTCAAACCGGCTCATCTCAAAAATAAGGCGGCATTGGGGCGGGAGGGCCTCCAGGGCATGCTGGATCTTAGATTCCATCTCTGAACCTTCCAGCAACTCCATGGTGGTGTTGGCCGAATACGTGTTCTCAAACGGAGAAGAATCTTCGGTGAGCACCAGGCGTTTCTGCTTCTCCAGGTAATTGAGGGCTTGGTTGGTGACGGACCGCACCAAGTAGCCTTTGTAGGAAGAACTGATGTCCAGCACCTCACGGTTTTGCCAGATTTTGCAGAAAACTTCCTGCACTAAATCTTCGGCGGCCTCCGTGTCTTTGGTGAAGCGCACGGCCGTTCGGCACAGCAGGGTGTAATACTGTTTGAAGAGCGCTTCCATGAACCGTGCCTCATTGGTTTTGAGCAGCGCGTGCAGGTCCTGGTCTGATAGTGGTAAAGATGCACTCATGTGCACAAGGGTTAAGTGTTATGCAAAGATAAAAGAACGTGCGGCTGTTCCTACTTTTTTTGCTAAAAACCAGTGCCTAATAGCCTGTTATCTGCAGAATTTGCTTAAATAGAACACAAATTTTCCCTTTTAGAAGCCAATAAATTTTTATGACGAACGACTCTTTGAAAAACGACCCCAAAGTGCTGAGGGCCTGGTGTTTCTATGATTGGGCCAATTCTGTGTACTCGCTGGTCATCACCACCGCCATTTTCCCCATCTATTTTGTGGCGCTCACCAAAAGTCCGCAGGGCGACATGGTGGATTTCTTCGGGTACAACATCTCGGCCTCTGTGCTTTATAGCTACGCCCTCACCGGCGCGTTCCTGACCATTGCGTTCCTGAGCCCCATCCTCACCGCCATTGCCGACTACGGCGGAAACAAAAAGTCATTCATGCGTTTTTTCTGCTACATGGGTTCTTTTGCCTGTATGGGTCTGTTTTTCTTCACCAAGCAGACCTTGTCAGTCTCCATTCTTTTGTTCATGGTGGCGGCCATTGGCTACAGCGGCAGTATAGTGTTCTACAACTCCTATTTGCCAGAGATTGCCACTGAAGACAGATTTGACAAACTCAGCGCCCGCGGCTTTTCGCTGGGTTACATTGGCAGCATGATTCTGCTCATCATCTCCCTGGCGCTGGTGTTGTACCCCGAATTGGTGGGCATTGAAGACAGCAGTTTACCCGCCCGCATCTCATTTTTGATGACCGGGCTCTGGTGGTTTGGTTTCTCGCAGTATTCGTTTGCCTACCTGCCCAGCAACCCCAACCACCAGAAGCGCACCGGAAGTTACCTGCTCAACGGGTTCAAAGAACTAGGGCTGGTGGTGAAACAACTGAAGACGTTGCCCATGCTCAAGCGCTTTTTGATTGCTTTTTTCTTCTACAACATGGGCGTGCAGACTGTGATGTATGTGGCCTCCTTGTTCGGGTCTAAGGAATTGAATTTACCAGACAATGCCTTGATTACTGTGCTGTTGATTATACAAGCCGTGGCCATTGCGGGAGCATATTTCTTTGCCTGGCTGTCTGGTAAAATAGGGAACACCAAAGCCATTGCCTGGGCGGTGCTGGTCTGGATTGGCGTGACCATTGGCGCTTATTTTGTGACCACCGGCAACGAATACTACATGCTGGCCTTTGTGGTGGGCGCGGTGATGGGCGGAATTCAGGCCTTGTCACGGTCCACGTACAGCAAGCTTTTGCCAGAGACCAAAGACCACGCCTCGTTCTTCAGTTTTTATGACATCAGTGACAAAGTGGGCCTGGCCTTGGGTACCCTTGCCTTCGGGATCACTGAGCAAATCTTCGGGTCTATGCGCAACAGCATTCTGACCTTGCTGGTATTCTTTGTGATTGGCTTGATTGTGTTGCTGACTATTAAAACTAAAAAACTAGAAGCCACGGATGCAGTGGTAGTTTAATTTAAGTGGTTATAAAATAAGTAGTTATATTGTTTTAGTAAAAGAGTCGCTTTGATGATAAATGTAAGCTGAAGGATTTTCTGCCTATTTCCGTTTTCGGGCTCATTTCTGGAAATGAGCCCGAAAACGGAAACCCTAAATTTCCAGATACTTAACTAAGCTTGGGGATTATCAAATTTACAACCAACAGGTAGGCATAAAAAAACGAGCGGCTCCCAAACTTTGGGAGCCGCTCGTTTTTGGCTTCGTTTTCAGAAATGAGCCCGAAAACGCTATTTGGTGCCGTACACTTTTTCGCCGTTCAGGTAGGTGCTGAGCACTTTCACATTCCGGATGGCATCTGGCTTGATGGTCATGATGTCCTGGTCCAGAATCACGAAGTCAGCCACCTTGCCGGCTTCAATGCTGCCTTTCTGCTTTTCCTCAAAATTGGCGTAGGCGGCCCAGATGGTGGTGCCTTTCAAGGCTTCCTCGCGGGTCAAGGCGTTGTCCATCTGGAAACCACCCGCCGGATAGTTCTTGGCATCTTGCCGCGCCACCGCTGAATGGAAACCATACAACGGATTAATATGCTCAACCGGGAAATCTGAGCCCAACGGAATCATGTTGTTTTGCTGCATGAGCGCTTTGAACGCGTAGGCGTGTTTGATTCTGTCCATGCCCAGGCGGTCACCGGCCCAGTACATGTCTGAGGTGGCGTGCGTTGGCTGCACAGAGGGCAACACGCTGTATTGGCCAAACAACGGCAGATCTTTAGGGTTTACCACTTGCGCGTGCTCAATGCGCCAGCGTAGGTCATTCTTGCCTTTCAACAAGTTGCCGTAAATCTGTAAAATCAAGCGGTTGGCAGAATCCCCGATAGCGTGGGTGTTCATCTGGAACTTGTGCTGGTACAACTCCGCGGCCAGGTCTTTGTAATTCTGCACTTCGTCTAGCAGAAAACCCGTTTCATTGGGGCGGTCAGCATACGGATGGATCAGGCAGGCCCCGCGGGAACCCAAGGCACCGTCTCCATACACCTTAAACGACCGCACCGTCAGTCGGTCTGTGGTGTAAGGTCCGTTTTTGAAGTAATGGTCTTTGTTTTTCACTGATGGCGTAAGCATGGCGTACACGCGCATTTTCAGTTCGCCTTTCTTCTGCAGGGAATCCAGTAATTGGACCGCCTCAAAGCTGAGTCCGGCATCAACCACCGTGGTAAGGCCAACGGAAAACAGATTTTGTTCGGCTTCTTTCAGTACTTGGGTTAGTTCTGCATTGGTGGCACCCGGCACTTTCTGGTACACTAAATCAGATGCCCTGTCTACCAAAATGCCTGTCAGTTTCCCGTTTTTCACTTCAATCTTGCCACCGGTTGGGCTAGGCGTCTGGGCAGTGACTCCGGCCAGGTCCAGGGCTTTCTGGTTCGCCAGGGAGGCATGACCGTCTACGCGCTCAATAATGACCGGCACGTCTGGGAATAATTTATCCAGGGTGTCTTTGGTAGGGAACTGCTTGACATTCCAGTCATTCTGATCCCAGCCCCGACCCATCAGCCAGGCTGCCTGGGGGAATTCTTTCCGCTGAGCTTGCAGGCGCTGCACTACGTCTGAAAAAGAAGTGGTGCCCACTAAATCAGCTTCGCGCAGGTTAGAGGCATACCCGAAGAAGTGTCCGTGCGCATCTATCAGGCCGGGATACACCGGTTTGCCCTGGGCGTCTACTTTTTGGCTGGCATCATATTTCTGCTGCAGGCTCTCTGAGGTACCCACTTCCAGAATCTTGCCGTCTCTCACCGCAAAGGCCTGGGCTTTCTCAAAGGTGCCATTTACGGTGTACACATTGGCATTGTACACCAATAAATCCGCTTTTTCGCCTTGGCTACAGGAAGAAAGAAGGGCCGCTCCTAAAAAAGCAGCAGCCCCCCATTTTATCATGAACTTAGTCATAGCGCAAGTGCTTCACAGATTCACCAGAGTCACGCAGTTCCAGCAAAGAGTCTATGCCAATCTGAAGGTGTTTGGTCACGTAATCTGCGGTAATGCGCAAGTCACTTTCAGCGGTTTTCACGCCGTCTGGGGTCATGGGGTTGTCAGACACCAACAGTAAGGCGCCATGCGGAATGTCATTCATGAAACCCACTACAAAAATAGTGGCGGTTTCCATGTCCACGCCCAGGGCCCTGATGGAAAGCAGGTATTCCTTGAAATCTTCGTCATGCTCCCACACGCGGCGGTTGGTGGTGTACACCGTGCCGGTCCAGTAATCCATCTCATGTTTCTTGATCATGGAAGACACCGCGCGCTGCAGACGGAAGGAGGGAAGCGCCGGAATTTCAGGCGGAAGGTAATCATCTGAAGTTCCTTCGCCTCTGATGGCCGCAATTGGAAGAATCAAATCCCCCAGTTTTGACTTTTTCAAACCACCGCATTTGCCCAGGAACAAGGCCGCTTTAGGCTTCACCGCCGAAAGCAAGTCCATTACCGTGGCCGCCATGGCACTCCCCATCCCGAAGTTGATGATGGTGATGTTCTGGGCCGTGGCCGTCTGCATGGGTTTATCGGTGCCTTTGATCTCCACCCCAAACTGGTCAGCGAACATGACCACGTAGTTGATGAAGTTGGTGAGCAGAATGTATTCCCCAAATTCGTTCAAGGGCCTACCCGTGTAGCGCGGAAGCCAGTTTTCAACAATCTCTTTTTTTGTTTTCATAGTTTACTTTAAGACTCATTTCAGAAAGGGAGGCCAAAAACGGAATTTAAGCCAAACCAGCGTACCTTTAGCAGATGGAACAGCTTTCTTTGCCAGCCTTTCCTTACAAAATTAGGGAAACTGAGGGGAAAACATTCATTCTTGACCTGGTGCGGCGAAAATATGTTCGGCTCACGCCTGAGGAGTGGGTACGGCAACACGTGTTGCACTACCTGCACCGGCATTTGGGGTATCCTTACACCTTAATGGGGGTAGAACGAGGCACCCGCTACAACACCCTACAAAAACGCACCGATATCTGTCTGTTTACCTCTGAGGGGACTCCTTTTATCTTGGTGGAATGCAAAGCGCCCGAAGTGCCCATCACGGCGGCCACGGTGCAACAGGCGGTCATTTACAACAAAACCGTCAAGGCGCCTTACCTGATGGTGAGCAACGGCAAGCAGCACTTCTGTTGGCAGGTAAACTCCAATTCATCCGCGCTCACGCCTTTGGAGCAGCTTCCTGCATTTGGAAGCTAAACCAAACCCGCTACTTTTTCTCTTGCCAATAATAGAGTTGGTTAGTCTGCAAACCAGTCTGGTAATACTGCAGCAAGGCCTTCAATTCACCGCCTAACTTTTGGGCAAGCGCCGGATTGTGCAAGGGTTGTTTCCGTAAATAATGAATCTCATACGGAAACACTTTTACCTGATCCTGCCGCATCTGGGCCACTCCCACCTGTTTTACCAGGTAATGGCTTTGGTTGTTGTACAGCACAGCCCGGCCCGGTGTGGTTTTATCCCAGACAGACCTACTGAACGGAAGGATCTGGGTAGAAGGTAAGTTCAGAACATCGGCCACCGAGGCAGGAATGTCAGCGTGCTGGGTGATGCGGTGCGGATTGTAAGGCGGCAAAGGTCTGCCGGGTCGAAAGAACAGCAACGGCACCTTGAAATTGCCCAGCAGGTTATTGAAATCCTTGTCATGCGTGAGCTGCGTGTGATCTGCCGTGATAATGAACAAGGTGCGCTTATACCAGGGCTGCGTTTTGGCGTACTGAAAAAACTGCCGAAGCGCATAGTCTGTGTACCCAATGGTTTCATGGATTTCCAACGGGCCTTTCGGGAAATTTCCCTTGTGCTCCTGGGGGATGGTGTACGGGTGATGCGCGCTCAAGGTAAACACGGTTGACAGGAACGGCTCTTTCTGCTTGCCCAGCACCCTTGCAAAATACTGTAGGTAAGGCTCGTCAAAAATCCCCCACTCGCCGTCATAGTCAAACGGTTTCAAATCTTCCGGATATTCGTTCAGGCCATTATAAAAGCCAAAGCCGGCTATCTTGCTAAAAGTATCAAAGTTCATGGTGCCGTTGTTGCCCCCATGAAAAAAAGAAGTGGTGTAGCCATAGTCCCGCACCAGAGACCCAATCCCAATCAGTTTGTCAAACTGGTACGCCGAATTAATGAACGGTTCCTCCAGCAAAGACGGCAACCCCGACAAAATGGAAGGGAGCGCCTCAATAGACCGTCGGCCGTTGGCGTAATGGTCCCGGAACAACTGGCCTTCTGTGGCCAAAGAGTCAAAGAAAGGCGTGTAGCCTTGGTGGTTGGGGTTCTCAATGCCCGTGTATTCAGAGGAAAAACTCTCCAGCACCAACAGCACCACGTTGTCATAAATAGGCGCTCCCGGCGGTTGGCTGTAGTGCAGGGCGTCAAACCCCAGCGCCTGCCGAAGTGCTACCTCAGATTTAAAATAAGCGGAAGGTGTTAGTTTCTTGGAACTGAGACTCCTGATGAAGGTGTAGGAACTGTTCAGCGTGAGGTTTCCCAGAATGGCAGGATCCTGGTTAAAGGCCTCTGACGGGCGTAACGGTTTGTACTGAATGCCGCCCCTGATGCCAATTAACGTCAAAGGAGCCATGATGAGGAGCAGAATCAATTGCCCCTTCACGCTTACTGGGGCCTGGGGAGATAACCTCGGGTATAATTTCCAGAGCAGAGCCACCAGAAAAGCAAAGAAAAACAACAGGTACCAGTAGTTCAGCAGCAATTGGCCGGCCTGGTCTGCTATATCATGAGTGATGGTGAACAGT
This region of Rufibacter sp. LB8 genomic DNA includes:
- a CDS encoding head GIN domain-containing protein; this translates as MSIPRFSFFYLACGLLALLASCDILGSSPCLKGSGGQKKERRDLTTFTSVDMRIPGTVNITSGSQQEVSIETFGNIHPEIKTEVVGSTLVIRAENCLEYFNEEATISITMPALASVDLKGSGDINVDTEALTPALQVNVSGSGRLTFRGTAQKLHVSHSGSGDVFLWGYAKILTSQHSGSGKIKGFTLLADSVNSTLTGSGFQQLWVNSYLEVDISGSGNILYRGTPTTTLSTYTGSGRLINNN
- a CDS encoding FecR family protein, with the protein product MTQTTTVTHHESPEWVLMAKALRGELSALEEQDFSAWLAADEQNAQFWADALETWDELGSEPSFSFSPDVDMAWEKVSRQLKFDAPVIPLNAFVDIPEAVVERTNTYTWKSTFKYAAAAVVAAGLSWVGYTNLNTADDWTQVATVAGQRKVVYLPDSSQVTLNSSTTLKYQTAFNGPERKVELTGEAFFDVRKNPEQPFVVESGDAKTQVLGTSFNVSALANQEVKVAVRTGKVSLASRTSQAQVLLTPGLTGTLAQGKVTKETSAQEGVSAWRTLSFEGETMQEVSEQLSAYFNINLELADLNLKKCTFTGTFDNPNLRDVLNVLAASADVKITQTDAQHYKMSGAGCR
- a CDS encoding RNA polymerase sigma-70 factor, with product MSASLPLSDQDLHALLKTNEARFMEALFKQYYTLLCRTAVRFTKDTEAAEDLVQEVFCKIWQNREVLDISSSYKGYLVRSVTNQALNYLEKQKRLVLTEDSSPFENTYSANTTMELLEGSEMESKIQHALEALPPQCRLIFEMSRFEEMSYKEIADSLTLSPKTVENQMGKALKILRHKLLPVAIIALLSGHLEAVGKILTLL
- a CDS encoding MFS transporter — its product is MTNDSLKNDPKVLRAWCFYDWANSVYSLVITTAIFPIYFVALTKSPQGDMVDFFGYNISASVLYSYALTGAFLTIAFLSPILTAIADYGGNKKSFMRFFCYMGSFACMGLFFFTKQTLSVSILLFMVAAIGYSGSIVFYNSYLPEIATEDRFDKLSARGFSLGYIGSMILLIISLALVLYPELVGIEDSSLPARISFLMTGLWWFGFSQYSFAYLPSNPNHQKRTGSYLLNGFKELGLVVKQLKTLPMLKRFLIAFFFYNMGVQTVMYVASLFGSKELNLPDNALITVLLIIQAVAIAGAYFFAWLSGKIGNTKAIAWAVLVWIGVTIGAYFVTTGNEYYMLAFVVGAVMGGIQALSRSTYSKLLPETKDHASFFSFYDISDKVGLALGTLAFGITEQIFGSMRNSILTLLVFFVIGLIVLLTIKTKKLEATDAVVV
- a CDS encoding amidohydrolase — protein: MTKFMIKWGAAAFLGAALLSSCSQGEKADLLVYNANVYTVNGTFEKAQAFAVRDGKILEVGTSESLQQKYDASQKVDAQGKPVYPGLIDAHGHFFGYASNLREADLVGTTSFSDVVQRLQAQRKEFPQAAWLMGRGWDQNDWNVKQFPTKDTLDKLFPDVPVIIERVDGHASLANQKALDLAGVTAQTPSPTGGKIEVKNGKLTGILVDRASDLVYQKVPGATNAELTQVLKEAEQNLFSVGLTTVVDAGLSFEAVQLLDSLQKKGELKMRVYAMLTPSVKNKDHYFKNGPYTTDRLTVRSFKVYGDGALGSRGACLIHPYADRPNETGFLLDEVQNYKDLAAELYQHKFQMNTHAIGDSANRLILQIYGNLLKGKNDLRWRIEHAQVVNPKDLPLFGQYSVLPSVQPTHATSDMYWAGDRLGMDRIKHAYAFKALMQQNNMIPLGSDFPVEHINPLYGFHSAVARQDAKNYPAGGFQMDNALTREEALKGTTIWAAYANFEEKQKGSIEAGKVADFVILDQDIMTIKPDAIRNVKVLSTYLNGEKVYGTK
- a CDS encoding AMP nucleosidase, with the translated sequence MKTKKEIVENWLPRYTGRPLNEFGEYILLTNFINYVVMFADQFGVEIKGTDKPMQTATAQNITIINFGMGSAMAATVMDLLSAVKPKAALFLGKCGGLKKSKLGDLILPIAAIRGEGTSDDYLPPEIPALPSFRLQRAVSSMIKKHEMDYWTGTVYTTNRRVWEHDEDFKEYLLSIRALGVDMETATIFVVGFMNDIPHGALLLVSDNPMTPDGVKTAESDLRITADYVTKHLQIGIDSLLELRDSGESVKHLRYD
- a CDS encoding type I restriction enzyme HsdR N-terminal domain-containing protein, which encodes MEQLSLPAFPYKIRETEGKTFILDLVRRKYVRLTPEEWVRQHVLHYLHRHLGYPYTLMGVERGTRYNTLQKRTDICLFTSEGTPFILVECKAPEVPITAATVQQAVIYNKTVKAPYLMVSNGKQHFCWQVNSNSSALTPLEQLPAFGS
- a CDS encoding LTA synthase family protein, producing MRNSKAGSTLAKRILLLFGVYLFLRILFLLNNSHYFSSANTWQLLRAFLWGFRFDAAALATLNAPFILFSLLPFQFVAHPKYQKALKIWFFVVNVQFLWLNVADIEYFSFVGKRTTNELFTITHDIADQAGQLLLNYWYLLFFFAFLVALLWKLYPRLSPQAPVSVKGQLILLLIMAPLTLIGIRGGIQYKPLRPSEAFNQDPAILGNLTLNSSYTFIRSLSSKKLTPSAYFKSEVALRQALGFDALHYSQPPGAPIYDNVVLLVLESFSSEYTGIENPNHQGYTPFFDSLATEGQLFRDHYANGRRSIEALPSILSGLPSLLEEPFINSAYQFDKLIGIGSLVRDYGYTTSFFHGGNNGTMNFDTFSKIAGFGFYNGLNEYPEDLKPFDYDGEWGIFDEPYLQYFARVLGKQKEPFLSTVFTLSAHHPYTIPQEHKGNFPKGPLEIHETIGYTDYALRQFFQYAKTQPWYKRTLFIITADHTQLTHDKDFNNLLGNFKVPLLFFRPGRPLPPYNPHRITQHADIPASVADVLNLPSTQILPFSRSVWDKTTPGRAVLYNNQSHYLVKQVGVAQMRQDQVKVFPYEIHYLRKQPLHNPALAQKLGGELKALLQYYQTGLQTNQLYYWQEKK